One genomic window of uncultured Erythrobacter sp. includes the following:
- a CDS encoding mechanosensitive ion channel encodes MQIGRYQFDQDLAMELGEKAVFAIAILLVTWLLANAAKWAFAKLVDRIPLLSRGTASGESVGASVGKIVSLLIWLFGLLGILQVLELGGVAGPINELLDNIMSYVPKLVGAGLLLFIGLMVAGIVRDIVVTAMQTVDFDKWASKGGVEDVTGNATISKTIGTIVYALIAIPVAIGALGVLNIAAISDPASEMLSMIMAAIPNIIAAGLLLGIGYLISKFVVGILSELLAGFGVDRPIAALGLLPEGTSASGVLSRIVQIGIILFFAIAATKMLGFPELTAILDQVLELGGSVLFGAVVIGVGFLIANLLGKMLGGVGMAGSVVRYATILLFTFMGLQFMGVGEEIVQTAFSALVIGLAVAGALAFGLGGREWAAKKLDQIDK; translated from the coding sequence ATGCAAATAGGAAGATATCAATTCGACCAGGATCTCGCGATGGAGCTGGGTGAGAAAGCCGTCTTCGCCATCGCGATCCTCCTCGTAACCTGGCTGCTCGCCAACGCGGCGAAGTGGGCGTTCGCCAAATTGGTTGATCGTATCCCGCTTCTCAGTCGCGGAACCGCGAGCGGCGAAAGCGTTGGCGCTTCGGTCGGAAAGATCGTCTCGTTGCTGATCTGGCTGTTCGGCCTGCTCGGCATCCTGCAAGTGCTCGAGCTTGGCGGCGTTGCTGGTCCGATCAACGAATTGCTCGACAATATCATGAGCTACGTGCCCAAGCTGGTTGGTGCAGGTCTGTTGCTGTTCATCGGCCTGATGGTGGCGGGCATTGTCCGCGACATCGTTGTGACCGCAATGCAAACCGTCGATTTCGATAAGTGGGCGAGCAAAGGCGGCGTGGAAGACGTCACCGGCAATGCCACGATCAGCAAAACGATCGGCACCATTGTCTACGCGCTGATCGCGATCCCGGTCGCCATCGGTGCGCTGGGCGTGCTTAACATTGCGGCGATTTCGGACCCCGCCAGCGAAATGCTCAGCATGATCATGGCCGCCATCCCGAACATCATCGCTGCAGGCCTGCTGCTCGGCATCGGTTACCTGATCAGCAAGTTCGTAGTCGGCATTCTCAGCGAGCTGCTCGCTGGATTCGGCGTCGACCGCCCGATTGCAGCGCTTGGCCTTTTGCCTGAAGGCACAAGTGCATCAGGCGTATTGTCGCGCATCGTGCAGATCGGGATTATCCTGTTCTTCGCCATCGCCGCGACCAAGATGCTGGGCTTCCCGGAACTCACTGCGATCCTGGATCAGGTTCTTGAGCTCGGCGGCAGCGTGCTGTTTGGCGCGGTTGTGATTGGGGTTGGTTTCCTGATCGCCAACCTTCTGGGCAAGATGCTTGGCGGCGTTGGCATGGCCGGTTCGGTGGTGCGCTATGCGACGATCCTGCTGTTCACCTTCATGGGCCTGCAGTTCATGGGCGTTGGCGAAGAGATCGTGCAGACCGCATTCAGCGCGCTGGTGATTGGTCTAGCCGTCGCAGGCGCTCTGGCATTCGGCCTCGGCGGACGCGAATGGGCAGCCAAAAAGCTGGACCAGATCGACAAATAG
- a CDS encoding quinone oxidoreductase, with product MQSTRAVFRQTGGPEVIEWITEDHPAPGPGEVTIKHGAVGLNYIDTYHRRGIYPVELPSGMGLEAAGRITAIGDGVDGFAIGDRVATFGPLLGAYATHRNIAAGHLFHLPDSIDDETAAAAILKACTTEFLVERCGKVEAGWPVLVHAAAGATGLLLVQWLKHIGAEVIGTVSTEAKAEAARAAGAHHVIFYKDEDTAARTREITGGAGVRVTFDGIGRSTWETSLDATGKRGLIINFGNADAPVGEVDVGVLAMKGSLFNTRPMLFHYYEDPADRAAGAARVWEMFDKGALSVTIGQTYALTDAAQAQTDLQSGNTTGSTVLLP from the coding sequence ATGCAATCGACCCGAGCGGTTTTCCGTCAGACTGGCGGCCCCGAAGTCATCGAGTGGATCACCGAAGATCATCCCGCACCCGGACCGGGCGAAGTCACGATCAAGCACGGCGCCGTGGGTCTCAACTACATCGACACCTATCATCGGCGCGGAATCTATCCGGTCGAACTGCCCAGCGGAATGGGTTTGGAAGCGGCGGGCCGCATCACCGCGATAGGTGACGGCGTAGATGGGTTTGCAATCGGAGATCGGGTCGCAACATTCGGACCATTGCTTGGTGCCTATGCCACCCACCGCAATATCGCGGCCGGGCATCTGTTCCATCTGCCCGACAGCATCGATGATGAAACCGCTGCCGCTGCGATCCTGAAGGCATGCACCACCGAATTTCTGGTCGAACGCTGCGGCAAGGTTGAGGCTGGCTGGCCGGTCTTGGTCCATGCCGCCGCCGGCGCGACCGGGTTGCTGCTGGTGCAATGGCTCAAGCATATCGGCGCGGAAGTGATTGGGACGGTTTCAACCGAAGCAAAGGCCGAAGCCGCCCGTGCGGCAGGCGCGCATCATGTGATCTTCTACAAGGACGAAGACACTGCCGCGCGCACCCGCGAGATTACTGGCGGCGCTGGCGTGCGCGTGACCTTCGACGGGATCGGTCGCTCGACTTGGGAAACGTCGCTCGATGCGACGGGCAAGCGCGGCTTGATCATCAACTTTGGCAATGCCGATGCGCCGGTGGGCGAGGTCGATGTGGGTGTGCTGGCGATGAAGGGGTCGCTGTTCAACACCCGCCCGATGCTGTTTCACTATTACGAGGACCCGGCGGATCGCGCGGCGGGCGCGGCGCGCGTCTGGGAGATGTTCGACAAGGGCGCTCTGTCCGTGACAATTGGTCAAACCTATGCGCTCACCGACGCCGCACAGGCTCAGACAGATCTGCAAAGCGGCAACACCACCGGATCGACGGTCCTGCTGCCGTGA
- a CDS encoding carboxymuconolactone decarboxylase family protein: MAVEDLPPTTREALTYAQGIMGFAPNDVLTMAHWPELLEAMEGLVSVIYKPGELDPVLKRLIATITSGAAGCRYCQAHTAHGAVKMAGGDDEKIAKVWEYQSNPLFNAAERAALDLALAAGTQPNAATDAHFRELKKHFSMQQIMEIMGVIGLFGFLNRWNDTLATELEDKPHEFASETYSADVWEPGRHKRD, encoded by the coding sequence ATGGCGGTCGAAGATCTGCCGCCCACCACCCGCGAGGCGCTGACTTACGCGCAAGGCATCATGGGCTTTGCGCCCAACGATGTGCTTACCATGGCGCACTGGCCCGAACTGCTTGAGGCGATGGAAGGGCTGGTCTCGGTTATCTACAAGCCGGGCGAGCTCGACCCGGTGCTCAAACGCCTGATCGCGACCATCACGAGCGGCGCGGCCGGTTGCCGTTATTGTCAGGCACACACGGCGCATGGCGCGGTGAAAATGGCAGGCGGCGATGACGAAAAGATCGCCAAGGTCTGGGAGTATCAATCGAACCCGCTGTTCAACGCCGCCGAACGCGCCGCGCTCGATCTGGCGCTCGCGGCTGGAACTCAGCCCAACGCTGCGACCGACGCGCATTTTCGCGAGCTGAAGAAACACTTCTCCATGCAGCAAATCATGGAGATCATGGGCGTGATCGGCCTGTTCGGTTTCCTCAACCGCTGGAACGATACGCTGGCAACCGAGCTTGAGGACAAGCCCCACGAATTCGCCAGCGAGACGTACTCAGCCGATGTCTGGGAGCCGGGGCGACACAAGCGCGACTAA
- a CDS encoding YciI family protein produces MPLYAFYCRDGEHGARLRELHLAAHLDHVEAHIEDYAVAGPLKRGEETIGSMLVIKAGDEDAARAKFEADPYFNAGVWQSISASEFRGVAGDWVGGTAWKG; encoded by the coding sequence GTGCCACTTTACGCCTTTTACTGCCGCGATGGAGAGCATGGGGCGCGGCTGCGCGAGCTGCACTTGGCTGCGCATCTCGACCATGTCGAAGCGCATATCGAGGATTACGCTGTGGCAGGCCCGCTCAAGCGCGGCGAGGAAACCATCGGATCGATGCTCGTCATCAAGGCCGGTGATGAAGATGCCGCGCGCGCTAAATTCGAAGCCGATCCCTATTTCAACGCGGGCGTCTGGCAATCGATCTCGGCAAGCGAGTTTCGCGGCGTTGCGGGTGATTGGGTTGGCGGAACCGCTTGGAAAGGCTGA